In the genome of Chryseobacterium sp. 52, the window ACTGGATAGCTACATCTTTATTGTATCCTGAAAACACAAGAATCTTTAAACTTTCCTGTATACTTTTAAGTTCAGTGATCATTTTTTTATACTTTGTCCCCGGCATATCAATATCCAGGAGAAGCAGATCATAAGGATGGGCGGCCAGTTGTTCTTTTACCTGATCATAATTTTCTGCAAAATTTATTTTAAGTTTTGGGAAAGCGGACTCTAGCACTAAAGCAGTTCCTGCTCTTACTACATAGTGGTCATCAGCGATTAAGATTCTTTCATTCATATAAATTGACTTTAATAAGAGTTATTTCAACGATAGTTCATGGGGTAAGGTTGGATCTAAAATTCATTTTGGCAGATGATGATCATATGCAGCCTTCAGACCTATCCTTTCATAAAAAGGGTTTTTAAGCTCTGGATTGTTAAATAGGCTCAGAGAGTCATTAATCTTTTTTGTAGATATTCCCGTTCCTTTATCGGCGGTTATTATAGTTAGTTTTTGATTATTTTTTATGATATTAAGTGCGGTCATTCTGTCACATTTAGTTTTCACGGTATTGTCTGGAATTGCATGACGTACAAAAGACAAAATACCTTCATTAATGTTATTGAATACACCACTTTTGGACATATCAGTAAAGGATGTCATTCTTTCTCTTGCAATTTCGGTAAAATTACAGGTAAAGGCATGACAATTACAGACAAAGGTCTTTTTGCGGCTTTGCAGAATCCCTTTGTCAATAGTATATCCTATGGAAATATAATGCAGATTGTAAATGTTCGGAAACAGACTTACAAAAAGCAATGTCCAGGCTTTCATCAATACATATATGATCTATGCTTTCCGCTTGATTAGTGCGGAAATTTATTAATAATAGTCATTGTACAAGCCGAAGTTTTTTTAGTGTTTGGAATAATTGGGTACAATTTTTTTTCATTACATATTTCTACGTTTTGTGTCTTGTAGTTAAAGTGATTTTATCCAAGCTGTAAAAATAGCGATTTTATGTACATAAATTATCATAATGCGAAATATTTGATGCGAATTTTATCTGCAGAAATAATGATTACGAATGTCATTTTTTGTAAGAAAACTTCTATGTTTAGTGAAATTTTATTCTACAGCTTTTGTTTCGGTATCATTTTGAGGAGCCTTACCTTTGAGCCGTAATTTTGGATAAATTAATGATCTTATTATTAAGTATAAACGGTCAGCAGATGAATTCTAAAAACACAGATGCAGAGGCTGAATGATTTGTTCCCACATTTGATTTTAGCCTTTGACAGAAATAATTACTTATTCAAATAAAAACCTCCCTAAAAAAGGGAGGTGAATAAAAATTGACTGTATATTGAATAAAAACTCAATCGCTACTTGTTGGTTTCAAGCCATTTTAGCCTGCGTTGGTCAGGAAGGTGCTTTACTTTAAAGCCTTCAAAAACTGCAGTAAAGCCGTTTCCATCCGGGCATGCGGCCATCAAACCTACCATTACCGGAGTATTGTCCTGAAGATAGGCATTGCGCATCATCGTGTAATTTTTATCATCAAAAGAATAAAATACTTCCACAGCATCAAGCCTCCGTACTGCTTTTATCCAGACGGCAGACGGTATTTTGTCTAGGGTAATGACGCTCCAGTCGCTTGTCCCGTGGGTAACGACGGTGCTGAGGTTATACTTTCCATCCACGAATTCGATGCCGGCCTTTATATAATTCTCTTTGTCCGTTCTCAGCATCAATCCCATTTGGTCAAATCGGGCTTTGTAGTTTCCGCTGATCTTTACTTTCGCCTCAAATTCTCCCCCATAGGTTGTGTAATAAAAAGGAGCATCATCTACGGTGAAACCATAATGGGAAATTCTCCAGTAATCACTTTGTGGAGTCACAAACATGGATAAACTGTTATTTTTGATCTCCCATTTCTCAGGTTCATTGAACCAGTTCATCTTTTCCAATGTTTGTGCAAAGCTCTTCTGCATCAGGAAAAGAGTACAAAAACTTAAAACCAATCTCTTCATTCTCTTAGCTGGGCGTAAATTATTATTTTAGCAAAAGTATAATTAAACCCATATTCCGCCAATACTGATAAATAACCATTTATGGAAATCATAGAAAAACTGAACAGCAGACTCCTGGACAAAACGGCCGAAAAATGCCAGCTGGATCTGGAGGTGTATAAACAGAGAGCATTGGTGTATACGCAGATGGAAGGTGCTATATCAGTCTTAAGCGATATGCAGGCTGATAAAAGCTATGTGTACAAATCTAAAGCGGCACTGGAATTAGGACTGAATATGGAAGAAAGTTCAACGGTGATCGACTCTATCTGGGAAGAAGAGATTATTAAAAAGATACATCCGGACGACCGGCTCAAAAAATACATCCATGAGCTCAGGTTTCATGAACTGATGGATTCTCTGGATGCAGAAGTCCGGGCAGACTATTCTGTGCTCTCAAAGATCAGGATGAAAGATAAAGATAACGAGTACAGGCTGGTAAAACACCGTATGTTTTATATGTATTCTCCCAATAACGGAAAGCTGAGATTTGCACTCTGTCTTTACAATATTGCACTGGATCAGACACTTCCTTCGGTTTCGGATTTTATGATCATCAATACAACCAAGGGGGAGGTTATCGTGAAAGACAAGCTGGATTATCAAAATATTCTTTCCAGAAGAGAACTGGAAGTATTGAAGTACGTGGGTGAGGGCTATGCCAGCAAACAAATAGCCGGACTTCTTTCCATAAGCATCAATACGGTAAGCAGACACCGTCAAAATATTCTTGAAAAACTGAAAGTGAAGAATTCCGTACAGGCATTTAAAGATAGTTTTTATTAGATAGAAGTTGGGTTTTTATGACAAATCCGAAAAGCTCACCATGTTTTTTTTATTCTTATCTTTAATTTTATAGATTAAATTTTTTCTATAAACAAATGATGATAACGTAATGAAAAGAAGTGAAGAGATCACCATTCAGTATTTTGATTTTCTTGAAAAGCATATTCAGGATGTGCTTTCCGGAACCGTTCCGGAATTTATGGAACTGAATGAAATAGCCAGGCAGCTTGCTGTATCCCACAAGCACCTTACAGATACTGTAAAAAAAGAGAAAGGGCAGCATCCCTGTTATTTTTATGATGAGAAAATCATCCGTGAAGCCAAAGTGATGATTAAAGATTCAGACCAGTCAATCGCAGAGATTGCGAGAGTATTTACCTATGATCCGTCCAATTTTTCCAAATTCTTTAAAAAAATAACAGGGATTACGCCGGGAGAGTTCAGAAAGAGTAACAAAGTAAAATGACAAAAATCCTACTGGAATTTTTACATAAACAAAATAAAAATAGAGAATAAAAGTCTTTTTAAAGAAGTTGAGTTCCCGTAAATTTTTACCCTGAAATAGATGAGTAAAAAATAATATTTTAGAAATGAGGCAATTGTGAAAGCATTTGTCTTTTTTTTGTGATTTGTTTATGAATAGTGATTTATTGTTGTCTTTTTTTTGTTAAATTTAGGTTCACTAAAAAACTAATTAACTCTTAAAACTTACAATAGGTCCAATGATAAGATAAAGTAATTTGATTGTCAGATCATAAGGTAAAATATCTTATTTGATGTATAATATTTAATATAAGACATAAATTTTACAAGCTTTAAATAATTATATATTTGTTTCTTCAAACAACTAACATTAACAACTAACAACATTAAGGATGAGTATCGATTTTACAACAGCAACTTTTAAAGATTTTGAGAATATTCCGGATTATGATATTCTTCAAAGAGCAGAAATCTTTAGCGATTTTCTAGATTACATGAAATCTAACGGGCGTTTACACTACAGACTGAAAAACACTTCGGGAACCAATGCAACATTGAATGTGAAAATTGCAGAACAAAGCAGAGAATACGTAAGTTTTGTATCCAGCGATTATTTAGGATTTACACAGCATCCGAAAGTAAAACAGGCGGCTATTGAAGGGATAGAAAAATATGGAACAGGCACAGGAGCCACACCGCTTATCGGAGGATATTTTGACTATCATGACAGATTAGAGAAAAGAATTGCAGAATTCTTTGGAAGACACGGTGATGAGGCGGTGGTTTTTACGACCGGATATACGGCAAACAGTGCAATGCTTCAGTGTCTGATGAAACAGGAAGATCTGGCTATTTTAGACATGGCAGTTCATGCCAGCGTACACGAAGGATGTGCTTATACCAATAAAAAAACGTTTCAACACAATAATTTGGAACATTTGGAACACATTTTGAAGACATCAGAGAATCAGTACCGTACGAAACTCGTTGTAATCGATGGTGTGTATTCCCAGGATGGGGATATTTCGCACACCAGAGAGATCTATGACCTTGTTAAGAAATATAATGCTTTCCTAATGGTGGACGATGTCCATGGTATAGGAGTATTGGGAGAAAGGGGGAGAGGAACCTTGGAGCAGACAGAATTGCTTAACAAAGTGGACATTATGACAGGAACTTTCAGTAAAACCTTTGGGAATCTGGGAGGATACGTTATTGCAGATAAAAAAATCGCAACTTTCCTTAAATTCCAGTCACGTCAACAGATTTTTTCAGCTACAGCGCCACCTTCTTCAGCAGGGGTGATTAAAGCTATTGATTTAATAGATGAAGAACCAATCTGGAGAGAAAAACTTTGGAATAATATCAACTATTTCAAAAAAGGGCTTGATGATCTTGGACTTGACACGGGAATTACCTGTTCAGCCATTGTTCCTGTGAAAATTGGAGATCCTCATATAACAGGTGACGTAGGAAGATTACTGATGGAAAACGGAATTTATACAAACCCTATCATATATCCGGCTGTATCCAGAAAAGATGCACGTATCAGGATGAGTGTTACGGCCAGACATGAGAAGGAGCATTTGGATAAAACTTTAAATATATTTGAAGATATCAATACAAAATTGCATATTGCAAAAAAATAATAAATTATGCCCAGAAAAGTAGTGCAAGGTCCCATCAGGGATAAAGAAAAAACCAAACAAAAACTGCTCGCCGCAGTAGGTAAAATCCTTAGAGTAAAAGGTTATTCAGGATTAAAAGTAAGCAAGATTGCAGCGGTAGCCGGTTTTGATAAAAAACTTATCTACGAATATTTCGGTAGTACGGATAAGTTGATCGATGAATATATCAGATCTCAGGACTATTGGAGCAGAATAAACCAGGATTCAGTAGAAGTAGATCTTTCAGACGGAGGAAAAGAACTCTGTAAGAAAGCGGTGCTTAATCAGTTCGAAAGCTTTAAGAAAAACAAAGAACTTCAGAAGATTATTCTTTGGGAACTTTCTGAAAGCAAGCCAATCCTTAGAAAATTGGTAGAGCAGAGAGAAGAAGCCGGAGAAGTTCTGTTTGAGAATATTATCGATCCTTATTTTGGTGACCAGGCATTAAGAACAAGGGCAATTATGGCTTTGCTTGTTTCAGGAGCTTATTATCTTAATCTTTATACAGGATACAATGCCAGCAAATTTTGCGGGGTGGATCTGAAAAGCGAAGAAGGAAGAAAAGCTATTGAAGAAGCTATTGTAGAGCTAATTGACTTATCTTATGTAAAAAAATAATGATTAAAAGTTTTCTTATTTTACCGAAAATAAATTTTTGTTGATAATTTGAAAACTTTTAATTTTCAGATTAAAACTATATTTCTTATTTTTGACCAATGGAAAATTTTATCGTATCTGCAAGAAAATATCGCCCCCAGCAGTTTGACACTGTAGTCGGGCAATCTCATATTACGGATACGCTGGAACACGCAATTGGAGAAAATCAGCTGGCTCAGGCCTTACTTTTCTGCGGTCCCAGAGGTGTAGGTAAAACTACATGTGCCAGAATTCTGGCCAGAAAGATCAACGAAAAGGATGGCTCGGTGTCAGAAGACGGCTTCGCCTACAACATCTATGAACTGGATGCGGCGTCCAACAATTCCGTGGATGATATCAGGGAACTGATAGATCAGGTCCGCTTTGCGCCTCAGGTAGGTAAATATAAAGTATATATTATCGATGAGGTGCACATGCTGTCTTCGGCAGCTTTCAATGCTTTCCTGAAAACATTGGAAGAACCGCCTGCCCATGCTATCTTTATTTTGGCAACTACAGAGAAGCATAAAATCATTCCTACCATATTATCCAGATGTCAGATCTATGATTTCAAGAGAATCACCATTGAAGATATTCAGGGACATTTAAAAGGAATTGCTCAAAAGGAGAGTATTCAATATGAAGATGATGCTCTGTACCTGATTGCCCAGAAGGCAGATGGTGCCTTAAGAGACGCACTTTCCATTTTTGACAGGCTTTCTACCTTTTCCCAGAAAAATATTACTCTGGCCAAAGCAGCAGAAGTCCTGAATATTCTGGATTATGATCAATATCTTAATATAGTAGACCTGGCCAAAGAAAACAAGATTCCTGAAGTACTTTTTGCTTTTAATGAAATTGTTAAAAAAGGCTTTGATCCCCATATCTTTATCGCAGGCCTAGGAAATCATTTCAGAGACCTGATGATGGCCCAGAATGCCCGGACCATAGAACTTATTGAGGTCGGGGAAAGGACCAAAGTAAAATTTGTTGAGCAAAGCCAGAAATGGAATGCCCAGCAACTGATTGACGCCGTCGAGATCTGCAACCATGCGGATATCAATTATAAGAACTCCAAGAACCCACGACTTACAGTAGAAATTGCATTGATGCAGCTGTCTTCCCTGACAGCTAATTTAGGCGATACTAAAAAAAAAAATTCTTAATACTAGCTCCGTTTCTCAGTGAAAAACAGGAAGTGAAGATTCCTGTAAAAGCGCCGGAGAAGAAAGACGTAAAAGAAGAACAGCCAGCCCAGACTGAAATCATTCAGGAAGCTGCTGTAAAAACTACAAAACCTCTGTCAAGACAAGGCGTATCTTCAGGTTTTAGCATCAATTCTTTTCTGAATAAAGAAGAGAAAGGAGCGACAGAAGAAACTACGATAGCTGTAAAAACAGAAAATCTTCCCAAAAACCATTTTACGGAAACAGACCTGCAGATGGAATGGAAACTTATGCTGAAGCAACTGCAGACCAGAAGTAGTTTTATCTTTAATGCGGTGAAAGCATTTAAACTCCTCAAATCCGGGGAGAATACCATCAAAGTTTTATATCCTTCAGATTCTGCCAAAGTAGAATTTGATAAAATCGCCGGAGAATTTTTTAATCATTTCAAAACAAAGGTTCATAACCATGCTATTGAAATAGATTACCAGCGGGACTTCGATAATCTCAAAATCGAGGTGGTTACCAAAAGAAAAATATTCGAAAAATTTATCGAGAAAAACCCACTATTGAAAGATCTTGACGATTTAATGAAGTTTGATTTGACATAACTTATTTTGTATTTATCACAATTTTTTTTTGTCAGAGTAAGTTTTTTTATATCTTTGTCAAAGATTTTTGCAAAAAATAACTTTTTGACAAAAACAAATTAGATTTAAAAGCTAAACAAACAGAAGTTTCAGAACTCAAGTGGAAAAATTATTACTCCCATATCTGTCTCATTTTGCACCCGCTAATTATTTTAGCGGTTATTTTAGTTTTTCTGCTTTCTATTATAGAAATTTCAGAACGTATTATCGATTTTATTGGTACTGCTAACTGAATTTCTTTCCAAAAAATACAGGAGAATTAAAGTCCTTTTATTTTCCTGATTCCTTTAAAAACCCTTTGAACGGCATTTTTTGAAAAGATTTATAAAGTAAATTTTATAATGAAAGGACTATTGCTGTTAATTTTAAAAATATAAAAACAATAAATTTAAGAATATGAATTTAATAGATGTAAAAAACGAGTGGATCAATGAGCTTTCACAGCCATTAATGATCGCAGGACCATGTAGTGCGGAAAGTGAAGCTCAGATGCTTGAAACTGCAAGAAGAATAAGAGAAACCAACGCTCAGGTATCTATTTTCCGTGCAGGAATCTGGAAACCGCGTACCAAACCTAATGGTTTTGAAGGAGTAGGAGTAATCGGTCTGAACTGGTTGAAAAAAGTAAAAGAAGAGTACGGATTCAAGACAGCTACGGAAGTAGCGAATGCTCACCACGTATTTGCAGCTTTAGAAGCAGATGTAGATGTTCTTTGGATTGGAGCACGTTCTACGGTAAACCCGTTTACGGTTCAGGAAATTGCAATGGCTTTAAGAGGAACAGATAAGCCTGTATTCGTGAAAAACCCTGTAAACCCGGATCTTGCTTTATGGATTGGTGCTTTAGAAAGGCTTTTAGGACAGGATATTAAAAATCTGGGTGTAATTCACAGAGGGTTTTCAACATACCAGAAAACAAAATACAGAAATAACCCGAACTGGCAGATTGCCCTTGATTTCAAAAGCCAGTTTCCAAATATTCCTATGCTGATAGACCCTTCGCACATCTGCGGAAACAGAACAGGTCTTGCAGATATTACTCAGGAAGCACTCAACGTAGGGTACCAGGGAGCAATCATTGAAACGCACTCTAATCCTGATGAAGCCTGGAGCGATGCTTCACAGCAAATTACCCCTGAAGTATTGGCAGAACTGATCGGAAACTTAAAAGTAAGAAACTCAGGTCTTGCAGGTTTTGATAATGAAATGGGAAGACACAGAACCCTGATCTCTGATCTGGATTTCCAATTGATCGAACTTCTTTCTCAAAGAATGAAAATCTCAGAAAAAATTGGGAAACTTAAAAAAGAGAACGATATTGCGATCTTCCAGCCGGAAAGATGGAAAGTAATCACAGAATACGCAACACAGAAAGCTAAGGAAACAGGAATGTCTCAGGAATTTATTGAGAAAGTTTTCAAAGCAATTCACGAAGAATCTATTGAAGTACAGAACAGTATTATGATCGATAGACAATAAGTGAAAGATAATAAGTAATAGGGCTTAGGAAATAGGGAAGAGTTTACTCAGACCCCCAAATCCTAAGCCCTAATTGCGTATATTTGTAGCCAATTATCATATGAAAGGAAAAATCATTAAATCTACAGGCAGCTGGTACCAGGTCATGGAATTCGGAACAGATACAGTTTTCGAGGCCAGAATCAGGGGTAAATTCAAACTCATCAAGACAAGACTCACCAATCCGCTTGCTGTAGGAGATTTTGTGGAATTTCAGTTAGAGCAGGATGATGTCGCATGGATCACTAAAATTGAGCCCCGTACGAATTACCTGATCAGAAAATCCGTCAACCTTTCAAAAGAAGCCCATATCATTGCGTCCAACATCGATCTCGCCTGTTTTATCTTTACATTGAAACATCCGGAAACTTCACTCGGATTCCTGGATCGGTTCCTGGCATGCTGTGAAGCTTACAATATTACCCCCTTAATTTTATTCAATAAAATTGACGTTCTGAACGAAGAGGAAATAGAGCTGGTGAAGGATATAGAATTCCTGTATCAGGAAATAGGCTATGATACTTTGGAAATTTCATCCTATTCTAAACTGAATTTTGATCAGCTTGAAGAACTTCTCAAAGATAAAACCTCAGTGTTTTTCGGACACTCAGGATGCGGAAAATCTACATTGGTTAATGCATTGCAGCCAGGATTAAATTTAAAAACTTCAGAAATTTCAGATTCTCACCTGAAAGGAAAACATACCACAACCTTTGCTCAGATGCACTTCTGGGATTTTGGCGGTAATGTTATTGATACACCCGGCGTACGTGAATTTGCCATGATAGACATTGAAAAAGAAGAAGTACAGCATTATTTCCCTGAGATATTCAAAAAAAGAAAAGAATGCAAGTTTCACAACTGTCTTCATATCAATGAACCTAAGTGTGCCGTTCTCACTTCCCTTGAAACCGGAGAAATTCAGTATTCCCGCTATGCGAACTATATAAAATTGATGGAAGAGGCTGAAGAAGCTGCCCAGAAATAGAAATATACCCGTTTTAAAATCAGATTTATTGTAAACGTACAAAAAATGTCTGCAGGCACATAAGATGTTCTGTAGGATATCGCTGTTTTAAATTAAATAAGATGTACGATTTAAACTTTGCTCATGATTTAATTTTTTATTTCATGGTCGACCTTGTTTTTAAAACGGCTCATTTTTCTAATAACTCCACTTTTTGTCTTCAATATTCTTACCCAATTTGACTTTTATTTCAAATTTCTATTCTGTTCAAAAGAAAGATGAAAATAATATTAAAAAATTAATATTATTTCATTGATTGAATTAGAAGCAATAATGTATTAATATGGTTTTAATCGGTTTTTAAAATTGTCAAATCCGCAACATATTGTTCAATTTTATGCAAATAAAAACCCAGCCGAAGCTGGGTAAAAACTAATAACCATGAAAACTCAAATTAAACATGAGAATCGTAATATAATTAACAATTACTGTGCCAAACTTTTTTCTCCGTTTCTTAATAAAAGTTATTTTTATGTTAAAAAAAAATTAAAATAAAAATCAAAGATATTTTTTGTAATTTTGCGGCATTAAAAAAATATACATTTATGTCTAACATTACATTCACTATGATTAAGCCTGATGCAGTAGCAGACGGACATATCGGTGCTATATTAGGGAAGATCGCAGAAGGAGGTTTTAAGATCAAAGCTTTAAAATTAACTCAGCTTACTGTAGCTGATGCTAAAAAATTCTATGAAGTTCACGCTGAAAGACCATTTTACGGTGAGTTAGTAGAATTCATGAGCTCAGGTCCTATCGTAGCTGCAGTTTTAGAAAAAGACAATGCAGTAGAAGACTTCAGAACATTAATCGGTTCTACTAATCCTGCAGATGCTGCAGAAGGGACAATCAGAAAAATGTTTGCAAGAAGCATTGGAGAAAATGCAGTTCACGGTTCAGATTCTGACGAGAACGCTCTTATCGAGGCTCAATTCCATTTTTCAGGAAGAGAGATTTTCTAAGAAAACAACCTCAAAAAATATAAAATCCAGAGAATTTCTCTGGATTTTTTTTATGCCAAAATGTCAGGAAGTGCCTGATTATAAATTGTTTTCGATTGCGCTTACCTTTTCTCTGTAAAGTTCTAAAGGCTTGTCAAGCAGTATGGCAACGACAGTCATATTTTTGTCAAGCTTTTCTTTTGGAACATCAATGTATACAATTCCCGGGGTATCACTCCAGTAAAGTTTATTGTATACTTTATGACTGATAATAGACCCTTCACCTACAATACGGATTCTTGCAATTCCATTTTTTATTCCTTTCAATGCTACAGGACCGGTAGGAATTCCTTCTACAAAAAGATAAACCGTCTGTCTGTCTTTGGAAAGTGCACTCATCCCCGCGTAATGTCCTTCAGGTAAACCTTTTCCTGTATCATAAAGTGCTTCGGCATGTTTGCTGATCCATTGCAGAGTTTCAGGGTTTGTTTTTGATGTGTGTTGAATCTTTATTTCCTGTCCATCATCTGTAAGTCCTGAATGATAGAAAAGCGCATTGCCATTATGCATATTCTCTGCAATATCATACGCTGCCATTTTAGGGCTTTTATTTTCAAGGATTTCAGTAAGAGCAGAGGAGTCTTTGTCAGAATTTTTAAGCAAAACAGGAGGTTCTTTGAATGTCATCTTTACCGTAGTAACATCCTGGTCGAATTTCACATCAGACAGATCAATGGTCATTGTATTGTTTTGATTAAAACTGAAATTCAATTGGCTGTTTTCTTCACCTACAATTTTCACAGCATCCGGTTTGCTGGCGAGACCGTAAATCTTTACAAAATCTTTTTGCTCTTCCAGATAAAGAAATATTGATTGTTTTGTTTCTGAAACAGACGATTTTCCTTTGTAGTTTTCAAATGGTATTCCATGAGAAGTACCATAAATAGCTTCTTTGTTTTTTGATGTCCATCTTCCCAGATTTTTTAAGACTTGAATTTGTTTTTCAGGAATTGTCCCGTCGGCTTTAGGTCCGATATTAAGAAGAAGGTTTCCTCCCATGCTGATGACGTCTGTCAGCGTTCTGACCATCATATTGGGCGTTTTATAATGATCATCATAAGGTTGGTATCCCCAGGAATTATTCATGGTATAGCAAAGTTCCCAATATTCATTCTGTGGTCTTACAACAGGAATTCCCTGCTCAGGAGTGTCATAGTCACCGTGGTCATTAAGTCTTGAATTGATGATGATATCCGGGTTTTTCTTTTTGAGAATACTTAAAGTCTGTGGAGCATTCCATTCTGCTGAACTGTGTTCCCAATCGCCGTCAAACCACAAAAGATCCGGATTGTATTGTGAGGAAAGTTCACTTAGCTGGGCTTGATAATAATGAACGAATTGTTGCCATCGTTTCGGATCATTTTTAATCTCATACCGTTTTTTTGTGCGGGTATTGATATCGTAATAAGGGTGGCTCCAGTCAGGAAGAGAAAAATAGAGTCCGGTTTTAAGGCCTGATTTTTTCAGACTGTTGATGAAAGGAGTCAGAACATCCTTTTTAGCCAGAGAATGAGCGGGAATCGTGATTGCTTTTTCTGCTTTTGAATTCCATAGTGAAATACCGTCATGATGTTTAGTGGTAATTACTGCGTATTGGGCGCCGGATTCTTTGATAAGTTTAGCCCATTCGTCTGGTTTATATTGTGAAGCTGAAAACCCATCCAGTTGCTTCATATAATTTTCATGATTGATGTAGTTGTTGAAGAAGGACCATGATTCAGAGATTCCATCTACAGAATAAATTCCCCAGTGAATGAAAATACCTAGTTTGGCATTTTTAAACCATTCCATTTTTCTATTGTCTAAAGGCTTTGTCTGAGCATTAATG includes:
- a CDS encoding alpha-L-fucosidase, whose translation is MKNRFFKAFFLGLAVSSYSINAQTKPLDNRKMEWFKNAKLGIFIHWGIYSVDGISESWSFFNNYINHENYMKQLDGFSASQYKPDEWAKLIKESGAQYAVITTKHHDGISLWNSKAEKAITIPAHSLAKKDVLTPFINSLKKSGLKTGLYFSLPDWSHPYYDINTRTKKRYEIKNDPKRWQQFVHYYQAQLSELSSQYNPDLLWFDGDWEHSSAEWNAPQTLSILKKKNPDIIINSRLNDHGDYDTPEQGIPVVRPQNEYWELCYTMNNSWGYQPYDDHYKTPNMMVRTLTDVISMGGNLLLNIGPKADGTIPEKQIQVLKNLGRWTSKNKEAIYGTSHGIPFENYKGKSSVSETKQSIFLYLEEQKDFVKIYGLASKPDAVKIVGEENSQLNFSFNQNNTMTIDLSDVKFDQDVTTVKMTFKEPPVLLKNSDKDSSALTEILENKSPKMAAYDIAENMHNGNALFYHSGLTDDGQEIKIQHTSKTNPETLQWISKHAEALYDTGKGLPEGHYAGMSALSKDRQTVYLFVEGIPTGPVALKGIKNGIARIRIVGEGSIISHKVYNKLYWSDTPGIVYIDVPKEKLDKNMTVVAILLDKPLELYREKVSAIENNL